Proteins from one Listeria weihenstephanensis genomic window:
- a CDS encoding sugar transferase — MHDKVWRAFDFIAAIFALVISVPVLLFIATSIKIENWKAPILFKQKRVGKDGKIFYMYKFRSMYVDAEAQLAQLQAQNEMGGHMFKIKDDPRITKVGKWIRQTSLDEFPQFINILKGDMSFVGPRPPLTTEYENYTNYEKKRLLVTPGCTGLWQVSGRNNVSFHEMVELDLKYIEKRSIVFNIKILLRTFKEFTGKGNGM; from the coding sequence ATACACGATAAAGTATGGCGCGCATTCGACTTCATTGCAGCGATCTTTGCGCTCGTTATCTCAGTCCCAGTCCTCCTTTTTATCGCCACAAGCATCAAAATCGAAAATTGGAAAGCCCCGATATTATTTAAACAAAAGCGCGTAGGTAAGGATGGAAAAATTTTTTATATGTATAAATTCCGCTCCATGTATGTCGATGCCGAGGCTCAGTTAGCTCAACTTCAAGCACAGAACGAAATGGGCGGCCACATGTTTAAAATAAAAGACGATCCGCGAATTACGAAGGTAGGCAAGTGGATTCGCCAAACTAGCTTAGACGAGTTTCCGCAATTTATCAATATTCTAAAAGGCGACATGTCCTTCGTCGGACCACGCCCACCGCTAACTACTGAATACGAAAACTATACTAACTACGAAAAGAAGCGCCTGCTTGTCACACCAGGATGTACTGGTTTATGGCAAGTCAGTGGCCGAAATAACGTAAGCTTCCACGAAATGGTCGAATTAGATTTAAAATATATCGAAAAACGCTCGATTGTCTTCAATATTAAGATTTTACTACGGACATTTAAGGAATTCACAGGAAAAGGAAACGGTATGTAA
- a CDS encoding WecB/TagA/CpsF family glycosyltransferase, protein MRTHLLGSHLDCLTLSETLTEIEKIIKKRIPTQHVVINANKINLMYEDAKLRDIVNASPLINADGSSIVLAGKILGHDIPERVTGIDLFEQLLEICNEKQYRPYFLGATQEVIEKIESHYKQKYPKMSFAGFRNGYFQAEESVNIANQIRESRADVLFLAFSSPQKEYWASEHLERLNVPFVMGVGGSFDVIAGKTTRAPQWMQKAGLEWFYRFIQEPRRMFRRYFLGNLQFLNHIKNEKVKLWKSDHYLRKEKQ, encoded by the coding sequence TTGAGAACGCATTTGCTTGGCAGTCACTTAGATTGTCTCACACTATCAGAAACCTTGACGGAAATTGAAAAAATAATCAAAAAAAGAATACCAACACAACACGTCGTCATCAACGCAAATAAAATCAATCTCATGTACGAAGACGCAAAACTAAGAGATATCGTCAACGCATCGCCACTCATCAATGCGGACGGCTCTTCCATAGTACTAGCTGGAAAAATTCTCGGGCACGACATCCCAGAACGCGTCACAGGCATCGACTTATTCGAGCAACTCCTTGAGATTTGTAACGAAAAACAGTACCGTCCCTATTTTCTCGGAGCCACCCAAGAAGTTATCGAAAAAATCGAATCACACTACAAACAAAAATATCCCAAGATGTCCTTCGCTGGTTTCCGAAATGGTTATTTCCAAGCCGAGGAATCCGTAAACATCGCTAATCAGATCCGTGAAAGCCGCGCCGACGTATTATTCCTAGCTTTCTCCAGTCCACAAAAAGAATACTGGGCAAGCGAACACTTAGAACGATTAAACGTCCCATTCGTGATGGGCGTTGGAGGCAGCTTCGACGTCATCGCTGGAAAAACAACACGCGCCCCACAATGGATGCAAAAAGCAGGCCTAGAATGGTTTTACCGCTTCATCCAAGAACCACGCCGCATGTTTCGCCGCTATTTTCTAGGTAATCTACAATTTTTAAATCACATTAAAAATGAAAAAGTAAAACTCTGGAAATCCGATCATTATCTTAGAAAGGAGAAACAATGA
- a CDS encoding YveK family protein has protein sequence MTETISIKTIFSIIKRHVLLLLSSAIIGMLSAGVALLFFITPMYEAKTQILVTQSAQAAGVNNLQTSEVQANIQLVNTYTALLTSPRILDDVATKLGNGYTAGNLMGKITVGSQHNSQVINVSVQDEDPAQAAIIANAVTDSFIKITPDVMNVNNIDVLAKATVAANPKPVSPSATILIAGGAVAGTFIGFVIMIIRVIFNTKFKEESDVIDELGIPLLGNIAKIPEHEEG, from the coding sequence ATGACAGAAACGATTAGTATCAAAACTATTTTCAGCATTATCAAACGCCACGTCCTCTTACTTTTAAGCAGCGCGATCATAGGCATGCTCAGTGCAGGCGTCGCACTCCTATTTTTTATCACACCAATGTACGAAGCAAAAACACAGATTCTAGTCACACAATCCGCGCAGGCTGCAGGTGTGAACAATCTCCAAACCTCCGAAGTGCAAGCCAATATCCAGCTGGTTAACACATACACAGCCTTACTCACAAGCCCACGAATACTCGATGATGTAGCAACGAAATTAGGTAATGGCTACACCGCTGGAAATCTGATGGGTAAAATCACAGTCGGCAGTCAGCATAATTCCCAAGTCATCAATGTCAGCGTGCAAGACGAAGATCCCGCCCAAGCCGCGATAATCGCCAATGCAGTCACCGATTCCTTCATAAAAATTACGCCAGATGTGATGAACGTTAATAATATCGACGTACTAGCCAAAGCAACCGTTGCGGCCAATCCCAAACCAGTGAGCCCAAGCGCCACCATCCTTATCGCAGGTGGAGCCGTTGCTGGAACCTTCATCGGCTTTGTCATCATGATTATTCGCGTCATCTTCAATACCAAGTTCAAAGAAGAATCAGATGTGATCGATGAGCTAGGAATTCCACTGCTCGGAAATATCGCTAAAATCCCAGAACATGAGGAAGGATGA
- a CDS encoding CpsD/CapB family tyrosine-protein kinase yields the protein MRSSKKKKDAELRHRRQKTSEPQKLVAKLSPKSPHSELFRSIRTNIEFSSVDKVMKSILITSSEPDSGKSLICANLAVVFAQQGKKTLLIDGDLRKPTVKKIFPEAISHGLTGILTNKITIDEAICETDTENLYVLPAGIVPPNPSELLGSERMKQVYADLYEQFDQIIFDTPPIQLVVDAQLLCSLVDGSILLVRSDHSSKENSKKALQKLQTASAHVIGSIFNNQKMKMEGYYYAE from the coding sequence ATGAGATCATCAAAAAAGAAGAAGGATGCTGAATTACGCCACAGACGTCAAAAAACAAGCGAACCACAAAAACTCGTAGCCAAACTAAGCCCGAAATCTCCCCATTCAGAGCTTTTCCGTTCCATTCGTACGAACATTGAATTTTCAAGTGTCGACAAGGTTATGAAATCCATCCTGATCACATCCTCCGAGCCGGATTCCGGTAAATCTCTAATCTGTGCTAATTTAGCCGTCGTATTCGCCCAACAAGGCAAGAAAACATTACTCATCGATGGCGATTTACGCAAACCAACCGTGAAAAAAATATTCCCAGAAGCCATTTCCCACGGACTGACAGGAATTTTAACTAATAAAATCACAATAGACGAAGCAATTTGTGAAACAGATACGGAAAACTTATACGTATTACCAGCAGGAATTGTCCCGCCGAATCCATCAGAGTTATTAGGTTCTGAACGAATGAAGCAGGTATACGCCGACCTTTACGAACAATTTGACCAAATCATCTTTGATACACCACCAATCCAACTCGTCGTGGATGCTCAACTGCTCTGCTCCCTAGTGGATGGCTCGATTCTACTCGTTCGAAGCGATCACTCCTCCAAAGAAAATAGCAAAAAAGCCTTGCAAAAACTACAAACCGCGAGTGCCCACGTGATTGGCAGTATCTTCAACAACCAAAAAATGAAAATGGAGGGTTACTACTATGCCGAATAA
- a CDS encoding LicD family protein — translation MPNKSDHLTTALLEGIKQVELSILLDVTMLCDKHDLTYYLIGGTLLGAIRHEGFIPWDDDIDIAMPRKDFEAFQQIAKYELPESLFLHYGTTDPEYYLPIIKIKKNGTIFEEQSASPNVKHQGVFIDIFPLDNAKKNTGFLFHTKGWVLKQLRSFLFLKMNEKTTIHKVAPWKKAVLRMTKSLPSSTLFDILTNLMQSDHDESTPFYVNYGSQYGYKKQTMPKTIYNPTATAKFEGYTFWIPAETRQWLERIYGDNYMELPPIEKRITHKPKRIQLKEEIIS, via the coding sequence ATGCCGAATAAAAGCGACCATTTAACAACAGCTCTACTCGAAGGCATAAAACAGGTCGAATTAAGCATTTTACTCGATGTGACAATGCTTTGCGATAAACACGATCTGACATACTATCTGATTGGTGGCACATTACTCGGCGCGATTCGACATGAAGGTTTTATCCCTTGGGATGACGACATTGATATTGCGATGCCGCGTAAAGATTTCGAAGCATTTCAGCAAATTGCGAAATATGAACTACCCGAATCCTTGTTTTTACATTATGGGACGACCGATCCAGAATATTACCTACCAATCATAAAAATTAAGAAAAACGGTACTATTTTTGAAGAACAAAGCGCTTCACCAAACGTAAAGCACCAAGGTGTTTTCATTGATATTTTCCCACTAGATAACGCCAAAAAGAATACTGGATTCCTTTTTCACACAAAGGGGTGGGTTTTAAAGCAATTAAGAAGCTTTCTATTTTTAAAAATGAACGAAAAAACAACGATTCACAAAGTAGCACCATGGAAAAAAGCCGTTCTCAGAATGACAAAATCGCTACCATCAAGCACGTTATTCGATATTCTAACAAACCTCATGCAAAGCGATCACGATGAGAGCACCCCATTTTACGTCAATTACGGCAGCCAATATGGCTATAAAAAACAAACGATGCCAAAAACGATATACAACCCGACTGCAACAGCTAAATTTGAAGGGTATACGTTCTGGATTCCCGCTGAAACACGCCAATGGTTAGAACGAATTTACGGCGACAATTACATGGAATTACCACCAATCGAAAAACGCATTACCCACAAACCGAAACGAATCCAATTGAAAGAGGAGATTATTTCATGA
- a CDS encoding adenylyltransferase/cytidyltransferase family protein, which translates to MKKYSVGLTTGVFDLFHIGHLNILKNAKAQCDVLIVGVSTDEFVQAYKNKTPVIPFADRKAIVEALQYVDLVVPQTSHESKLNMIDNHNIDVMFHGSDWKGSPTFNKLEAEFKRRAVEVVYFDYTAGVSSTKLVETIQQETSLVVGI; encoded by the coding sequence ATGAAAAAATATAGCGTAGGCCTTACTACAGGCGTGTTTGACTTATTCCATATCGGCCATTTAAACATCTTAAAAAACGCCAAAGCACAATGTGACGTCCTAATCGTTGGCGTAAGTACAGACGAATTCGTTCAAGCGTACAAAAACAAAACGCCAGTTATCCCATTTGCCGACCGTAAAGCGATTGTCGAAGCATTGCAATATGTTGATCTAGTTGTGCCGCAAACGAGCCACGAAAGCAAACTAAACATGATTGATAATCACAATATCGACGTGATGTTCCACGGTAGCGACTGGAAAGGCAGCCCAACATTCAACAAACTAGAAGCAGAATTCAAGCGGCGTGCCGTTGAAGTAGTTTATTTCGATTACACAGCAGGCGTATCCTCTACAAAACTTGTCGAAACAATCCAACAAGAAACCAGCTTAGTCGTTGGCATCTAA
- a CDS encoding lipopolysaccharide biosynthesis protein, giving the protein MEKTKTAFVAKNLLIGSGTQVIFLILSFINRTVFIYFLGKEYLGLDALFTNILMVLSFAELGIGNAIIFSLYKSMVDKNKARIKGIMALYAKAYRIIGLTVFIVGLLLMPFLDLFIKNPPNIPENIYIIYFLFLLNTAISYMFSYKKAIFSADQKEYVINVSQQIFFLVQSLVQLTYLYIIRDYIGFIVIQVVCTFGLNVFLAIHANKKYSFLKGKTTEKLEKAEVKTIFQNVKALAMYKFGSIIMNGTDSIIIAAFLGLSVVGIYSNYLLIIAAVVTVLSRALNSITGSIGHLNNADNDVKKEQVFKQLFFIVAWIYFLLSIILFNVINPFITLWIGESFVLGTGTVLAIVASFYINGMQFPGYTYRTTMGLFRQGRYVPIAMAILNIILSIIFATHFGLIGVIVATIISRLTTTTIIDPYLVYRFSFKKKVGSYFKMYLGYAVITAIAFAASIPVMNWIYQGTWLTLILGAGTLFILLNVIYFAIFYRKAECQAIIRRVKSIIKRKQTSITPE; this is encoded by the coding sequence TTGGAAAAAACAAAAACAGCATTCGTTGCTAAAAACCTCCTCATTGGCAGCGGGACACAAGTCATTTTCTTAATCTTAAGCTTTATCAACCGAACCGTATTCATCTACTTCTTAGGAAAAGAATATCTCGGACTCGACGCCTTGTTCACCAACATCCTGATGGTACTATCTTTCGCCGAACTGGGCATCGGGAATGCCATCATCTTCAGCCTTTACAAAAGCATGGTAGACAAAAATAAAGCCCGAATCAAAGGCATCATGGCACTCTACGCCAAAGCTTATCGCATCATCGGGCTCACCGTTTTCATCGTCGGATTACTCTTAATGCCATTTTTAGATCTATTTATTAAAAACCCTCCAAACATCCCAGAAAACATCTATATTATCTACTTTTTATTCCTGCTAAACACGGCGATTTCCTATATGTTTTCCTACAAAAAAGCGATTTTCTCCGCGGATCAAAAAGAATATGTCATCAACGTGAGCCAGCAAATCTTCTTCCTCGTCCAGTCCCTCGTGCAACTCACGTACCTATATATCATAAGAGACTATATCGGCTTCATTGTCATCCAAGTCGTCTGCACGTTCGGCCTCAACGTTTTCCTAGCTATCCACGCGAATAAGAAATACAGCTTTCTCAAAGGAAAAACCACAGAGAAGCTCGAAAAAGCAGAAGTCAAAACGATTTTCCAAAACGTCAAAGCGCTCGCGATGTATAAATTCGGTTCCATCATCATGAACGGCACGGACAGCATCATCATCGCCGCTTTTCTTGGACTCAGCGTCGTTGGCATCTACTCCAACTACTTGCTCATCATCGCCGCAGTCGTAACAGTCCTATCTCGCGCACTGAACTCGATTACAGGCAGCATCGGGCATCTCAACAACGCAGACAATGACGTGAAGAAAGAACAAGTTTTCAAGCAGTTATTTTTCATCGTCGCGTGGATTTACTTCTTGCTTTCCATCATCTTATTCAACGTCATTAACCCGTTCATCACCCTGTGGATCGGCGAAAGCTTCGTGCTTGGAACAGGTACTGTGCTCGCCATCGTCGCTAGCTTCTACATCAACGGCATGCAGTTCCCAGGCTACACGTACCGCACCACGATGGGGCTTTTCCGCCAAGGTCGCTACGTTCCAATCGCAATGGCCATTCTAAACATCATCTTGTCCATCATCTTCGCCACACATTTCGGCTTAATCGGTGTCATCGTCGCAACCATCATCTCAAGACTCACAACGACAACCATCATCGACCCGTACCTCGTCTACCGTTTTAGCTTCAAAAAGAAAGTCGGCAGCTATTTCAAAATGTATCTCGGTTATGCGGTCATCACAGCCATCGCTTTTGCCGCATCAATTCCAGTCATGAACTGGATTTACCAAGGCACATGGCTCACACTCATCCTCGGCGCAGGAACACTTTTCATCTTGCTAAACGTCATTTACTTCGCGATTTTCTATCGAAAAGCCGAGTGCCAAGCCATTATCCGCCGCGTCAAAAGCATCATCAAACGCAAACAAACAAGCATCACACCAGAATAA
- a CDS encoding glycosyltransferase family 4 protein gives MKNVIMIGPASVSKGGIATVIANFEKTFTSEKVKIHYIASWKEGSPLFKVWMFLQAIMKLCYLAITQNINIVHIHTSQKGSLYRKMIFINIAKLFRAKVMLHMHGSRFGIFYDKQPKFLQKIIVNHLNRLDYIIVLSEAWKTYYENLCDTPVTVMENAVEVPFNNPYNNTSKTIVTFGNISQEKGSYDLLRAIQSLGANYQEYEFIFYGIGDISSAEEQIKQNQLTNVTLGGWVESEQKQTILEGALLHVLPSYHEALPMAILETMAHGIPNISTNVGGIPQIINNQQNGLLIEPGDVHKLHDAIADLLDNQETRQEMSTRAHQAVQSQFSMDACNTKWEQLYQSI, from the coding sequence ATGAAAAATGTAATCATGATCGGCCCAGCATCCGTATCGAAAGGCGGAATCGCCACAGTCATCGCCAACTTCGAAAAAACATTCACCAGCGAAAAAGTCAAAATCCACTACATTGCGAGTTGGAAAGAAGGCAGTCCGCTATTCAAAGTCTGGATGTTCCTGCAAGCCATCATGAAACTCTGCTACTTGGCGATCACACAAAACATCAACATCGTGCACATCCACACCTCTCAAAAAGGCAGTCTCTACCGCAAAATGATCTTCATCAACATCGCCAAACTTTTCAGAGCAAAGGTCATGCTTCATATGCACGGCTCAAGGTTCGGCATTTTCTACGACAAACAACCCAAATTCCTACAAAAAATCATCGTGAACCATCTAAACCGCCTCGATTATATCATTGTTCTAAGTGAGGCATGGAAAACCTACTACGAAAATCTGTGCGACACCCCCGTTACCGTCATGGAAAACGCGGTGGAAGTTCCATTTAACAATCCATATAACAACACGAGCAAAACGATTGTCACATTCGGAAACATCAGTCAAGAAAAAGGCAGCTACGACCTACTTCGCGCGATTCAATCACTCGGTGCCAATTATCAAGAATACGAATTCATCTTTTACGGCATTGGCGACATTTCAAGTGCAGAAGAGCAAATCAAACAAAATCAACTGACCAACGTCACGCTAGGAGGCTGGGTTGAAAGCGAGCAAAAACAAACCATCCTAGAAGGCGCACTACTACACGTGTTACCGTCCTACCACGAAGCGCTCCCAATGGCGATTCTCGAAACAATGGCACACGGCATCCCGAATATCAGCACCAACGTCGGTGGCATCCCACAAATCATCAACAACCAGCAAAACGGTCTTCTCATCGAACCCGGAGATGTCCATAAGCTACACGACGCCATCGCAGACCTACTTGATAACCAAGAAACTCGCCAAGAAATGAGTACGAGAGCCCACCAAGCCGTCCAGTCCCAATTTTCAATGGATGCTTGTAATACGAAGTGGGAACAGCTATATCAATCAATCTGA
- a CDS encoding SDR family NAD(P)-dependent oxidoreductase: MEKTILVTGGAGFIGSHLCEMYLAEGYNVVCIDNLVSGNMNNLADISKHPSFTFVQGDIRDAELMMQLFKTHRPNQINHHAAQKSVAYSVENPSYDLDVNLVGLMTILDCVKAYPIEIFIYVSSGGALSKKIEGDEKSAETDTPQLISPYALTKFTGEKYIEMYAAQYGYDFTVVRYANIYGPRQVPDGECGVIPIFLNNILADKPSVLMTYPDMPNGCTRDYVYVADVVEINKLASEKPTNTVVNVGTGEEIAILDIYKEILAVFEKDVAIFMEAPRAGDVRRSVLDAGRAENLLGWKSEVALHEGLTRLRADLEVAK, translated from the coding sequence ATGGAAAAAACAATTTTAGTCACAGGTGGCGCAGGTTTCATCGGATCTCATCTTTGTGAAATGTATCTTGCGGAAGGTTACAATGTTGTCTGTATCGATAACTTAGTATCCGGAAATATGAATAATCTAGCCGACATTAGCAAGCATCCATCCTTCACGTTTGTACAAGGTGATATCCGCGACGCTGAATTGATGATGCAACTATTCAAAACACACAGACCGAATCAGATCAACCACCACGCTGCCCAAAAATCCGTTGCCTATTCTGTTGAAAATCCGAGTTACGATCTAGACGTGAATCTTGTTGGCCTGATGACCATTTTAGACTGCGTGAAAGCTTATCCAATCGAAATTTTCATCTACGTATCATCTGGTGGCGCGCTAAGTAAGAAAATTGAAGGCGATGAGAAATCGGCAGAAACAGACACACCACAACTCATTTCCCCATACGCATTAACGAAATTTACAGGTGAAAAATATATCGAAATGTATGCCGCGCAATATGGTTACGACTTCACGGTTGTCCGTTATGCCAATATTTATGGGCCAAGACAAGTGCCAGACGGCGAATGTGGTGTTATCCCGATTTTCTTAAACAACATCTTGGCGGACAAACCATCTGTATTGATGACGTATCCAGACATGCCAAACGGCTGTACGCGTGATTATGTGTATGTAGCAGACGTTGTTGAAATCAATAAATTAGCCAGCGAAAAACCAACAAACACGGTTGTAAATGTCGGAACGGGCGAAGAAATAGCGATTTTGGATATTTATAAAGAAATTTTAGCGGTTTTTGAGAAAGATGTGGCGATCTTCATGGAAGCACCGCGAGCTGGCGATGTTAGACGTTCGGTTTTAGACGCCGGGCGCGCAGAAAATTTACTAGGCTGGAAGAGCGAAGTCGCTTTACATGAAGGTTTAACCCGGCTAAGAGCAGATTTAGAAGTTGCGAAATAA
- a CDS encoding helix-turn-helix domain-containing protein, which produces MENRELLELLDEYFLSTREAIEYLDISRQCFFSLVSRGKINKIKKGSAVLYYRHEIENRKADAYWLRKKYNYTV; this is translated from the coding sequence ATGGAAAATAGAGAATTATTAGAACTATTAGATGAGTATTTCTTATCAACGAGAGAGGCAATCGAGTACCTAGATATATCGCGCCAATGCTTCTTTTCCTTAGTGTCCCGTGGTAAAATCAACAAGATCAAAAAAGGATCTGCGGTGCTTTATTATCGACATGAGATTGAGAATCGGAAAGCGGACGCATACTGGTTACGGAAAAAGTATAATTATACCGTTTAA
- the nrdD gene encoding anaerobic ribonucleoside-triphosphate reductase, with the protein MYVEKETEQLVIKRDGRKVGFDLIKIRNAVQASMVSCDVDDAAYLEEVLVDIVKSLPNDAAVTIDEIQHVVENQLMKSTYPDVARAYIEYRHDRDSHRASMTDLTTSVQKLLDKDKTVVNENANKDATVFNTQRDLTAGAVAKSYALKYMLPKHVANAHLKGDIHFHDLDYSPYHAMTNCCLIDIEGMLANGFTIGNANVESPKSIQTATAQIAQIIANVASSQYGGCSVDRIDEVLATYAKLNYSKHQSEAEKWVLAEKRVEFAQERTRKDIYDAMQSLEYEINTLYTSNGQTPFVTLGFGLGEDWFAREIQMAILKVRLGGIGKDKQTAIFPKLVFSIKRGTNLAESDPNYDIKQLALECSAKRMYPDVLNYDSLVRLAGDFKVPMGCRSFLPAWQDENGNFVNAGRNNLGVVTLNVPRIAIQSGGDKERFWEIFTERMQTVKDALLFRLERVREAKPENAPILYKYGAFGKRLDDGQDVDQLFNKERSTISIGYIGLYEAATMFYGGEWETNPEAKAFTIEILKELKGYADDWKAEYGYWFSVYSTPSESLTDRFNRLDREKYGDIKDITDKEYYQNSFHYDVRKKVTPFEKLDFEMEYPEYCSGGFIHYCEYPKLTHNLKALEAVWDYSYDRVAYLGTNTPIDRCYECDFEGEFAPTAEGFKCPQCGNTDPETADVVKRTCGYLGNPMKRPMVHGRHEEITQRVKHLESPNE; encoded by the coding sequence ATGTACGTGGAGAAGGAAACTGAACAATTAGTTATCAAAAGGGATGGTCGGAAGGTCGGGTTTGACCTCATCAAGATCCGTAATGCGGTGCAGGCTTCGATGGTGAGTTGTGATGTCGATGATGCGGCTTATTTGGAAGAAGTTTTAGTTGATATTGTGAAAAGCTTACCAAACGATGCGGCGGTGACGATCGATGAGATTCAGCATGTGGTCGAGAATCAGCTGATGAAATCTACATATCCGGATGTGGCACGGGCTTACATTGAATATCGGCATGATCGGGATTCGCATCGGGCGAGTATGACAGACTTGACGACGAGCGTGCAGAAGTTGCTCGATAAGGATAAAACGGTGGTGAACGAGAACGCGAATAAGGACGCGACGGTTTTTAATACGCAGCGGGACTTGACGGCGGGCGCGGTGGCGAAGAGCTATGCGCTGAAATATATGCTACCCAAACACGTGGCCAACGCTCATTTGAAAGGTGACATTCATTTCCACGACCTTGATTATAGTCCGTATCACGCGATGACGAATTGTTGTTTGATTGATATTGAAGGCATGCTTGCGAACGGATTTACGATTGGAAACGCGAATGTGGAAAGCCCGAAATCGATTCAGACTGCGACGGCTCAAATTGCGCAAATTATCGCGAATGTGGCGAGTTCGCAGTACGGTGGTTGTTCGGTGGATCGGATTGATGAAGTTTTGGCGACGTATGCGAAATTGAATTACTCGAAGCACCAGAGCGAAGCGGAAAAATGGGTTTTGGCGGAGAAGCGGGTGGAATTTGCGCAGGAACGGACGCGAAAAGACATTTATGATGCGATGCAAAGTTTGGAGTATGAGATTAATACGCTGTACACGAGTAATGGGCAGACGCCGTTCGTGACGTTGGGCTTCGGGCTGGGCGAGGATTGGTTTGCGCGTGAGATTCAAATGGCGATTTTGAAGGTTCGGCTTGGCGGGATTGGTAAAGATAAACAGACGGCGATTTTTCCGAAACTGGTATTTTCGATTAAGCGGGGAACGAATTTGGCGGAAAGTGATCCGAATTATGATATTAAACAGTTGGCGTTGGAATGTTCGGCGAAACGGATGTACCCAGATGTGCTGAATTACGATTCGCTTGTGCGTTTGGCGGGTGATTTCAAAGTGCCGATGGGATGTCGTTCGTTTTTACCGGCTTGGCAAGATGAAAACGGTAATTTTGTGAATGCGGGACGGAATAATTTGGGCGTTGTGACGCTGAATGTACCGCGGATTGCGATTCAAAGTGGTGGCGACAAAGAACGATTCTGGGAAATTTTCACGGAACGGATGCAGACGGTGAAGGACGCGCTACTTTTCAGATTGGAACGGGTGCGTGAGGCTAAGCCAGAGAACGCGCCGATTTTATATAAGTATGGAGCATTTGGAAAACGCCTCGATGATGGGCAGGACGTGGATCAACTTTTCAACAAAGAACGGTCGACGATTTCGATTGGCTATATCGGCTTGTATGAAGCGGCGACGATGTTTTATGGTGGCGAATGGGAGACGAATCCGGAAGCGAAAGCCTTTACGATCGAGATTTTGAAGGAGCTAAAAGGCTACGCGGATGATTGGAAGGCGGAGTACGGCTATTGGTTCAGTGTGTATTCGACGCCGAGCGAGAGTTTGACGGACCGGTTTAATCGCCTGGACCGCGAGAAATACGGCGATATTAAAGATATTACCGACAAGGAATACTATCAAAACTCGTTCCATTACGATGTCCGCAAAAAAGTGACGCCGTTTGAGAAGCTCGATTTTGAGATGGAATATCCCGAATATTGTTCGGGTGGTTTTATTCATTATTGTGAATATCCGAAGTTGACGCATAATTTGAAGGCTTTGGAAGCTGTTTGGGATTATTCGTATGATCGCGTGGCTTATCTTGGAACAAATACACCGATTGATCGCTGTTATGAATGTGATTTTGAGGGTGAATTTGCGCCAACCGCAGAGGGCTTTAAATGTCCACAATGTGGGAATACGGACCCAGAAACGGCGGATGTTGTGAAGCGAACGTGTGGTTATTTGGGAAATCCGATGAAGCGTCCAATGGTACACGGCAGACATGAAGAGATTACGCAGCGTGTGAAACATCTGGAGTCGCCAAATGAATAA
- the nrdG gene encoding anaerobic ribonucleoside-triphosphate reductase activating protein: MNNPKPQEWRADKLSANYIADYKPFNFVDGEGVRCSLYVSGCPFHCEGCYNKAAQSFRYGTPYSDELEDRIIADLWHESVQGLTLLGGEPFLNTGVCLPLVKRVRALFDDSKDIWSWTGYTWEELMQETPDKLELLSYVDVLVDGRFEQDLFDPNLAFKGSSNQRIIDVRASLKYTDVILYNKLR; the protein is encoded by the coding sequence ATGAATAATCCGAAACCGCAAGAATGGCGTGCTGATAAGCTTTCTGCTAATTATATCGCCGACTACAAACCGTTTAATTTTGTCGATGGTGAGGGCGTGCGGTGTAGCCTGTATGTTTCGGGTTGTCCTTTTCATTGTGAGGGCTGTTATAATAAGGCGGCGCAGTCATTTCGATATGGAACGCCGTATTCAGATGAGCTGGAGGATCGGATTATTGCGGATTTGTGGCATGAAAGTGTGCAAGGATTGACGCTGCTTGGCGGGGAACCATTTTTGAATACAGGTGTGTGTTTGCCGCTTGTAAAAAGAGTTCGTGCGCTGTTTGACGATTCGAAGGATATTTGGTCGTGGACGGGCTATACGTGGGAAGAATTGATGCAGGAAACTCCGGATAAATTGGAGTTGCTTTCTTATGTTGATGTCCTTGTTGATGGGCGTTTCGAGCAGGATTTATTTGATCCAAATTTGGCATTTAAAGGTTCGAGCAACCAGCGAATTATTGATGTGAGGGCATCTTTGAAGTATACTGATGTTATTTTGTATAATAAATTGAGGTGA